One segment of Solanum lycopersicum chromosome 1, SLM_r2.1 DNA contains the following:
- the LOC101261738 gene encoding aluminum-activated malate transporter 8-like isoform X2 → MDIDSKIQEKNSVLNMLWNQLKWFPMKLINKINNIANNTINIGKNDPRKIWHASKVGLSLTLVILFYYSWPLYHSFEQSAIMAVLTVMVAFEYTAGATISKCLNIAFATALGVSLGIGAKYLAEICGKEGEPIILGFLVFILGALGTFTRFYPHMQRRYDYGCMFSVATFSLVTVSGDRYLEMVKYRISTIMVSVATVMVISLVIRPVWAGKDLHNLIIANLEKLASFLDGFECEYFQAIGEGSKDKEKGFLEAFKSVLGSKATEESLAPTEFHKRTEEGCKSIIKKSSNALKYLALSIKTRTQPGPYNAKFAIDELRAALLVTTKTISEEDTIDVVSVASILIDVTRCVDEISKAVGELSIKAHFQKEKKKKDNSPSAPQLQLPNRGIVNAAVEEEENPIGLIKGEHVVCEIHAIEEEIKAKGK, encoded by the exons ATGGATATTGATTCCAAAatccaagaaaaaaatagtgttttaaACATGTTGTGGAATCAACTCAAGTGGTTTCCAATGAAGTtgataaacaaaattaacaacATTGCTAATAACACAATAAATATTGGAAAAAATGATCCAAGAAAAATTTGGCATGCATCCAAAGTGGGATTATCACTTACTTTGgttatattgttttattattcATGGCCACTTTATCATAGTTTTGAACAATCAGCCATCATGGCTGTCCTCACAGTAATGGTTGCATTTGAGTACACTGCTG gTGCAACTATATCAAAGTGCTTAAACATAGCATTTGCAACAGCATTAGGTGTGTCATTAGGGATTGGAGCTAAATATTTAGCTGAGATTTGTGGAAAAGAAGGGGAGCCTATAATTCTTGGGTTTTTGGTCTTCATTCTAG GTGCTTTAGGTACATTTACAAGATTTTATCCACATATGCAAAGGAGGTATGACTATGGTTGCATGTTCTCTGTGGCAACATTTAGTTTGGTCACAGTGTCTGGTGATAGGTATTTGGAGATGGTTAAGTATAGGATATCAACTATTATGGTTAGTGTTGCAACAGTCATGGTTATATCATTGGTCATTAGACCAGTATGGGCTGGAAAAGATCTTCATAATCTTATTATTGCAAATCTTGAAAAGCTAGCAAGCTTCTTAGATG GTTTTGAATGTGAATATTTTCAAGCAATTGGTGAGGGCTCCAAAGACAAGGAAAAAGGATTTCTTGAAGCCTTTAAAAGTGTTCTTGGTTCTAAGGCCACTGAGGAATCTTTG GCACCAACTGAGTTTCATAAAAGAACAGAAGAAGGTTGCAAAAGCATTATAAAGAAATCTAGTAATGCATTAAAGTATCTTGCTTTGTCCATCAAAACTAGGACGCAACCCGGCCCGTATAATGCAAAATTCGCCATCGATGAACTTAGAGCGGCGCTCTTAGTTACCACAAAAACCATCTCAGAAGAAGACACAATCGATGTCGTGTCGGTGGCGTCGATACTCATCGACGTCACTAGATGCGTCGACGAAATCTCTAAGGCGGTAGGAGAGCTTTCGATCAAAGCACATTtccaaaaggagaaaaaaaagaaggataaTTCACCATCAGCGCCTCAATTACAACTCCCAAACCGCGGAATCGTGAACGCCGCGGTGGAGGAGGAGGAAAATCCTATAGGTCTAATAAAAGGAGAACATGTTGTTTGTGAGATACATGCAATAGAAGAGGAGATAAAAGCAAAGGGAAAATAG
- the LOC101261738 gene encoding aluminum-activated malate transporter 8-like isoform X1 — protein MDIDSKIQEKNSVLNMLWNQLKWFPMKLINKINNIANNTINIGKNDPRKIWHASKVGLSLTLVILFYYSWPLYHSFEQSAIMAVLTVMVAFEYTAGATISKCLNIAFATALGVSLGIGAKYLAEICGKEGEPIILGFLVFILGALGTFTRFYPHMQRRYDYGCMFSVATFSLVTVSGDRYLEMVKYRISTIMVSVATVMVISLVIRPVWAGKDLHNLIIANLEKLASFLDGFECEYFQAIGEGSKDKEKGFLEAFKSVLGSKATEESLANFAWWEPANGPFRFNNPGKEYLKIGNLGRDCACHLHALSGHLKSKSMAPTEFHKRTEEGCKSIIKKSSNALKYLALSIKTRTQPGPYNAKFAIDELRAALLVTTKTISEEDTIDVVSVASILIDVTRCVDEISKAVGELSIKAHFQKEKKKKDNSPSAPQLQLPNRGIVNAAVEEEENPIGLIKGEHVVCEIHAIEEEIKAKGK, from the exons ATGGATATTGATTCCAAAatccaagaaaaaaatagtgttttaaACATGTTGTGGAATCAACTCAAGTGGTTTCCAATGAAGTtgataaacaaaattaacaacATTGCTAATAACACAATAAATATTGGAAAAAATGATCCAAGAAAAATTTGGCATGCATCCAAAGTGGGATTATCACTTACTTTGgttatattgttttattattcATGGCCACTTTATCATAGTTTTGAACAATCAGCCATCATGGCTGTCCTCACAGTAATGGTTGCATTTGAGTACACTGCTG gTGCAACTATATCAAAGTGCTTAAACATAGCATTTGCAACAGCATTAGGTGTGTCATTAGGGATTGGAGCTAAATATTTAGCTGAGATTTGTGGAAAAGAAGGGGAGCCTATAATTCTTGGGTTTTTGGTCTTCATTCTAG GTGCTTTAGGTACATTTACAAGATTTTATCCACATATGCAAAGGAGGTATGACTATGGTTGCATGTTCTCTGTGGCAACATTTAGTTTGGTCACAGTGTCTGGTGATAGGTATTTGGAGATGGTTAAGTATAGGATATCAACTATTATGGTTAGTGTTGCAACAGTCATGGTTATATCATTGGTCATTAGACCAGTATGGGCTGGAAAAGATCTTCATAATCTTATTATTGCAAATCTTGAAAAGCTAGCAAGCTTCTTAGATG GTTTTGAATGTGAATATTTTCAAGCAATTGGTGAGGGCTCCAAAGACAAGGAAAAAGGATTTCTTGAAGCCTTTAAAAGTGTTCTTGGTTCTAAGGCCACTGAGGAATCTTTG gCAAATTTTGCATGGTGGGAGCCAGCAAATGGACCATTTAGGTTTAATAATCCAGGGAAAGAGTACTTAAAGATTGGTAACCTTGGTAGAGATTGTGCTTGCCATCTTCATGCTCTTAGTGGTCACTTAAAATCTAAATCTATg GCACCAACTGAGTTTCATAAAAGAACAGAAGAAGGTTGCAAAAGCATTATAAAGAAATCTAGTAATGCATTAAAGTATCTTGCTTTGTCCATCAAAACTAGGACGCAACCCGGCCCGTATAATGCAAAATTCGCCATCGATGAACTTAGAGCGGCGCTCTTAGTTACCACAAAAACCATCTCAGAAGAAGACACAATCGATGTCGTGTCGGTGGCGTCGATACTCATCGACGTCACTAGATGCGTCGACGAAATCTCTAAGGCGGTAGGAGAGCTTTCGATCAAAGCACATTtccaaaaggagaaaaaaaagaaggataaTTCACCATCAGCGCCTCAATTACAACTCCCAAACCGCGGAATCGTGAACGCCGCGGTGGAGGAGGAGGAAAATCCTATAGGTCTAATAAAAGGAGAACATGTTGTTTGTGAGATACATGCAATAGAAGAGGAGATAAAAGCAAAGGGAAAATAG
- the LOC101244699 gene encoding BEL1-like homeodomain protein 1 has product MASYFHGNSEIQEGNDGLQTLILMNPGYVGFSEAQHHHAPPPPPQGGGGGSNIVFFNSNPLGNSINLSHAPPPPPSQQQQFVGIPLATAAFTAPSQDSGNNNNNNESFSGLHGFLARSSPYGFYNPANDITAAREVTRAHQQQQQGLSLSLSSSQQPSFGSFTAAREIVSSPTGSGSASGIQQQQQQQQQSIYSVPLSSKYMKAAQELLDEVVNVGKSMKSSNSTEVVVYNDVKKSKNMVDMDVQLDGVGPAEKDGAPTNELSTAERQEIQMKKAKLVNMLDEVEQRYRHYHHQMQSVINWLEQAAGIGSAKTYTALALQTISKQFRCLKDAIIGQIRAASKTLGEEDSLGGKIEGSRLKFVDNQLRQQRALQQLGMIQHNAWRPQRGLPERAVSVLRAWLFEHFLHPYPKDSDKMMLAKQTGLTRSQVSNWFINARVRLWKPMVEEMYLEEIKEHEQLGQEKTSKVGEQNEDSTTSRSIATQDKSPGSDSQKQDNPASSIPMSNATSIPPIGMNIRNQSAGFNLIGSPDIASINVTQGSPKKPRSNEMLQHSPNSIPSINMDVKPNEEQMSMKFGDDRQDRDGFSLMGGPMNFMGGFGAYPIGEIARFSTEQFSAPYSTSGTVSLTLGLPHNENLSMSATHHSFLPIPTQNVQIGEPNHEFGSLNTPTSAHSTSNVYENFNIQNRKRFAAPLLPDFVT; this is encoded by the exons atggctTCTTATTTTCATGGAAATTCAGAAATACAAGAAGGAAATGATGGATTACAAACTCTAATACTAATGAATCCTGGCTATGTTGGATTTTCTGAAGCACAACATCACCACGCGCCACCACCGCCACCGCAAGGTGGCGGCGGCGGCAGTAACATAGTTTTCTTCAACTCCAACCCTCTTGGAAATTCAATAAACTTATCTCACGCGCCACCACCTCCGCcgtcacaacaacaacaatttgtCGGTATACCTCTCGCCACCGCCGCCTTCACCGCCCCATCTCAAGACTCcggcaacaacaacaacaacaacgagtCTTTCTCCGGCCTTCACGGCTTCCTTGCTCGATCGTCTCCATACGGGTTCTACAACCCGGCTAATGACATCACGGCGGCGCGTGAGGTCACACGCGCTCATCAGCAGCAGCAACAAGGGCTTTCCCTTAGCTTGTCCTCATCCCAGCAGCCGAGTTTTGGGAGCTTCACGGCGGCGCGTGAGATTGTTTCTTCGCCTACGGGTTCGGGTTCGGCTTCGGGGATacaacagcagcagcaacaacaacaacagagTATTTATAGTGTTCCTTTGAGTTCTAAGTACATGAAGGCTGCACAAGAGCTACTTGATGAAGTTGTAAATGTTGGAAAATCAATGAAAAGTAGTAATAGTACTGAAGTTGTTGTTTATAATGATGTCAAAAAATCGAAAAATATGGTCGATATGGATGTACAGTTAGACGGAGTTGGACCAGCAGAGAAAGACGGAGCTCCAACCAATGAGCTAAGTACCGCGGAGAGACAAGAAATTCAAATGAAGAAAGCAAAACTTGTCAACATGCTTGACGAG GTGGAGCAGAGGTATAGACATTATCATCACCAAATGCAGTCTGTGATAAATTGGTTAGAGCAAGCTGCTGGTATTGGATCAGCAAAAACATATACAGCATTGGCATTGCAGACGATTTCGAAGCAATTTAGGTGTCTAAAAGACGCGATAATTGGTCAAATACGAGCAGCAAGCAAGACGTTAGGCGAAGAAGACAGTTTGGGAGGGAAGATTGAAGGTTCAAGGCTCAAATTCGTCGATAATCAGCTAAGACAACAAAGAGCTTTGCAACAATTAGGAATGATCCAGCATAATGCTTGGAGACCTCAGAGAGGATTGCCCGAACGAGCTGTTTCTGTTCTCCGCGCTTGGCTTTTTGAACATTTCCTCCATCC TTATCCCAAGGATTCAGACAAAATGATGCTAGCAAAACAAACAGGGCTAACTAGGAGTCAG GTGTCGAATTGGTTCATCAATGCTCGAGTTCGTCTTTGGAAACCAATGGTGGAAGAGATGTACTTGGAAGAGATAAAAGAACACGAACAGTTGGGTCAAGAAAAGACGAGTAAAGTAGGCGAACAAAACGAAGATTCAACAACATCAAGATCCATTGCTACACAAGACAAAAGCCCTGGTTCAGATAGCCAAAAACAGGACAACCCTGCTTCATCAATACCGATGTCCAACGCCACTTCCATTCCCCCTATCGGTATGAACATCCGTAATCAGTCTGCTGGTTTCAACCTGATTGGATCACCAGATATCGCAAGCATCAACGTTACTCAAGGGAGTCCAAAGAAACCGAGGAGCAACGAGATGTTGCAGCATTCACCAAACAGCATTCCATCTATCAACATGGATGTAAAGCCAAACGAGGAGCAAATGTCGATGAAGTTTGGTGATGATAGGCAGGACAGAGATGGATTTTCACTGATGGGAGGACCGATGAACTTCATGGGAGGATTCGGAGCCTATCCCATTGGTGAAATTGCTCGGTTTAGCACCGAGCAATTCTCAGCACCATACTCAACTAGTGGCACAGTTTCACTCACTCTCGGCCTACCACACAACGAAAACCTCTCAATGTCAGCAACACACCACAGTTTCCTTCCAATTCCGACTCAAAACGTTCAAATTGGTGAACCAAATCATGAGTTTGGTAGCTTAAACACACCAACATCAGCTCACTCAACATCAAATGTCTACGAAAACTTCAACATTCAAAACAGGAAGAGGTTCGCCGCTCCCTTGTTACCAGATTTTGTTACCTGA